In Triticum urartu cultivar G1812 chromosome 6, Tu2.1, whole genome shotgun sequence, the following proteins share a genomic window:
- the LOC125517193 gene encoding B-box zinc finger protein 22-like, with the protein MLLIPFPSPSRLAPSQYPSSRFLFSLMHTTTRRMLMKIGCDACGQAEAAVLCCADEAALCRRCDAAVHSANKLAGRHHRVALLSSTPAGSSSPGAGDDGGSHPACDICQEKTGYFFCVEDRALLCRSCDVAIHTATPHASTHRRFLITGVRVGADQDHIGDVSGATVGSPSNSSANGSNNMPTSENFAIANDQRSEEGVGLIGGGEDDIGQQQQWPWSDIFADDGVGMDQHQCYPGFSEPGSSSLTG; encoded by the exons ATGCTACTAATACcatttccctctccctcccggcTCGCACCCTCCCAGTATCCATCCTCGAGATTTCTCTTCTCCCTCATGCACACGACGACACGGCGCATGCTCATGAAGATAGGGTGCGACGCGTGCGGGCAGGCGGAGGCCGCGGTGCTGTGCTGCGCCGACGAGGCCGCGCTGTGCCGCCGCTGCGACGCCGCCGTGCACTCCGCCAACAAGCTCGCCGGCAGGCACCACCGCGTCGCGCTCCTCTCCTCAACGCCCGCCGGCTCGTCGTCGCCCGGCGCCGGCGACGACGGCGGGAGCCACCCCGCCTGCGACATCTGCCAG GAGAAAACAGGCTACTTCTTCTGTGTAGAGGACAGAGCCCTCCTGTGCCGAAGCTGCGACGTCGCCATCCACACCGCAACTCCCCATGCTTCCACCCACCGCCGATTCCTCATCACCGGCGTCCGCGTCGGTGCTGATCAGGACCATATCGGCGATGTCAGTGGCGCCACGGTCGGCAGCCCCAGCAACAGCAGCGCCAACGGAAGCAATAACATGCCCACCTCCGAGAACTTCGCCATTGCCAACGACCAGCGGTCGGAGGAGGGGGTGGGGCTGATcggaggaggagaagacgacATTGGCCAGCAGCAGCAATGGCCTTGGAGCGATATTTTTGCTGATGATGGTGTTGGCATGGATCAACACCAGTGCTACCCTGGCTTCTCTGAACCTGGTTCCTCCAGCCTCACTGGATGA